From Procambarus clarkii isolate CNS0578487 chromosome 73, FALCON_Pclarkii_2.0, whole genome shotgun sequence, one genomic window encodes:
- the LOC138356560 gene encoding salivary glue protein Sgs-3-like, giving the protein MGHKGVNAITEGQSVVGSTVKPSLGSSSWSPDRPVNSPGVILPAYGSRLPVPLRGLVTPRTRPTLPGLDTSRPRPTLPRPRTHPDHTNSSRPGHIQTPTTNLPDPGHIQTTTNSSRPRHIQISTNSSRPGHNQTTTNSSRPRHIQTTTNSSRPGHIQTTTNSSRPGHIQTTTNSSRPRHIQTTTNSSRPGHIQTTTNSSRPRHIQTTTNSSRPGHIQTTTNSSRPGHIQITSYSSRSGNIQTSAYSFRPSHIQ; this is encoded by the exons ATGGGGCATAAAGGTGTGAATGCCATTACCGAaggccagagtgtggtcgggtcAACTGTTAAACCTTCGTTGGGCTCCAGTTCTTGGTCTCCAGACCGCCCAGTGAATTCTCCTGGAGTTATTCTCCCGGCCTACGGGAGTAGGCTTCCGG TTCCTCTTCGTGGCTTGGTCACACCCAGAACACGACCAACTCTTCCAGGCCTGGACACATCCAGACCACGACCAACTCTTCCCAGGCCTAGAACACATCCAGACCACACCAACTCTTCCAGACCTGGACACATCCAGACCCCCACCACCAATCTTCCAGACCCTGGACACATCCAGACCACGACCAACTCTTCCAGGCCTAGACACATCCAGATCTCCACAAACTCTTCCAGGCCTGGACACAACCAGACCACGACCAACTCTTCCAGGCCTAGACACATCCAGACCACCACCAACTCTTCCAGACCTGGTCACATCCAGACCACCACCAACTCTTCCAGACCTGGACACATCCAGACCACGACCAACTCTTCCAGGCCTAGACACATCCAGACCACCACTAACTCTTCCAGGCCTGGACACATCCAGACCACCACCAACTCTTCCAGGCCTAGACACATCCAGACCACCACCAACTCTTCCAGGCCTGGTCACATCCAGACCACCACAAACTCTTCCAGGCCTGGTCACATCCAGATTACTAGCTACTCCTCCAGATCTGGTAACATCCAGACTTCAGCTTACTCTTTCAGACCTAGTCACATCCAGTAG